From the Streptomyces sp. Sge12 genome, the window TCCAGCGGGAGTTCGTCCATCACGAGCGCTAATGGTACGTAAAAATCTTTAGCTGTACTGAAGGGGAGGCTCTGCCTACGGTCGAGGTCATGAACTACGGCATCGTCACCGCGGCCCTCGCCGGCTTCGGCACCGGACTCTCCCTCATCGTCGCCATCGGCGCGCAGAACGCCTTCGTCCTGCGCCAGGGCGCGCGCCGTCACGCGGTCCTCGCCGTGGTCGCCATCTGCGCCGTCTCCGACGCGCTGCTCATCGCCCTCGGCGTCGCGGGCGTCGGCGCCTTCGTCACCGCCTGGCCGGCCGCCCTGACGGCGGTCGGGCTCGCCGGAGGCACGTTCCTCATCTGCTACGGAGTCCTCGCCGCCCGCCGCGTACTGCGCCCCGCCCCGGGGGCGGCCCTCACCACGGACGGGGCCACGAGCGGCTCGGCCCGCCGGGCCGTGCTGACCTGCCTGGCCATGACCTGGCTCAACCCGCACGTGTACCTGGACACCGTGCTCCTCGTCGGTTCCCTCGCCGCCGACCGGGGCGACCTGCGCTGGGCCTTCGGCATCGGCGCGGGCCTCGCCAGCCTGGCCTGGTTCTCCGCTCTGGGCTACGGGGCCCGGCTGCTGAGCGGCCTGCTGGCCCGCCCCGCCGCCTGGCGGATCATGGACGGGCTGGTCGCTGCGACCATGGTCACCATGGGCGGCCTGCTGCTGGCCCGCGCCTGAGCCCCGCATGTCGGCGCCGGGCACCCGCCGCGGCCGGGGCATAGTGCTCGTGCCGCCGAACCGACCCCCAGGAGCCACCCGTGCCCGACCGTCCCTCCCCGCTCGTGGCCGCCACCGGGGTCGTCCTGGACACGCGCGGGCGGGTCCTCGTACTGGCTCCCCCGGACGCGGCGGATCCGCGGCTGCCGGGCGGCACGGTCGAGGACACCGAGACCCCGGAGGAGGGGCTGGCCCGGCTGTTGCGGAAGGAGCTGGACCTCGCCCTGCCGGCGGGCCGGCTGCTGGCGGTCGACTCACGGCCGCCCGGCCCGGCCGGCGCGAACGGCCCGGCAAGCGCGAACGGTCCGGCCGGCACGAACGGTGCGGGCGGTGCGGGCGGCCGTTCCCTCGTCGTGCACGTCCACCTCGTCGGACCGGTCCCGCCGCACCGGGCCGCCGCGCTCTCCCTCCTCGCCGGATCGGTCACCGGGGCGCGC encodes:
- a CDS encoding LysE/ArgO family amino acid transporter, which produces MNYGIVTAALAGFGTGLSLIVAIGAQNAFVLRQGARRHAVLAVVAICAVSDALLIALGVAGVGAFVTAWPAALTAVGLAGGTFLICYGVLAARRVLRPAPGAALTTDGATSGSARRAVLTCLAMTWLNPHVYLDTVLLVGSLAADRGDLRWAFGIGAGLASLAWFSALGYGARLLSGLLARPAAWRIMDGLVAATMVTMGGLLLARA